GTCCGCACGACCAGGATCTCGGTGCCCATCGGGTACAGGTCGTCGGGCTCCGGGTTCTCCTCGTTCGCATCGCGCTGCGCGACCACCAGGATAGGCATCCCGGAGGCCGAGGCCGCCTCCACTGCTCGCACGGACCGGTTGCGGCCGATGAGCAGCGGGGCCATCATGCGTGGGAAGACGATGGTGTTGCGCAGGGGTACGACGACGTACTCTTTTTCCTCTCTCTCCTCATCCCCTTCTACGAAGTCGTCTTCTAACGGGCCCACCAATGGGCCGAAAAAGGACATCTCACCCGAGAAGTCTAACGGCATATCGAATCTCATGTCCGGCTATTCCTCCAGATGCAAACGACTCTGTCGATGATACCACACGCATGTCGATTTGAGTAGTTTGCATCGCCTCCCGAGATCTTTTTCCCACCCGTTAGCGGTCCCGCGCCTGCCGGTGTACCGGTTGAGGGGGCGGATCCGCCTCATATACCCAGTCATCGGGCGGCAGGCGAGTCAGGTTGCGCTCGGCCAGGACGGCGCGTGCCGCCGCCACCACGAAGATAGAGCCGGTCACGAGGATCAGATCATCCGGTCGGGCCCAGGCGAGCATCTCGTCCAGGGCGTCTTCCATTCGATATGTCACGGTGAGATCCACGCCGGGGCGAATGCTGCGAGCCAGCGCGGCGAGATCGAGCGGATCGGCGGCTCTGGGGTGCAGGGAGGCGGAGACCACGTTGTGGTCCGCGATGGGCAGGAACACCTCCAGCATCCCTCGGATATCCTTGTCGCGAGAGGCGCCGAACAGCAGCCCCAGCCGTTGGTAGCGGAACCATTCCTGGAGCGCGACGCGGAGCTTCTGTGCCGAGTCCACGTTATGCGCGCTATCCACGACGATCCAGGGTTCTCGCGCCAGGACCTCGAGCCTGCCCGGCCAGCGCGCCTGTCGCATGCCCTCGTACAGGGCGGCTTCAGGCACATTTGCGCCCTGATCGCGCAGCTCACACAGGATCGCCACCGCCACGCAGGCGTTGTCCAGCTGGTGATGTCCCAGGAAGGGGACCGGCAGATCCTCGAACACAACCCCGTTGGGGCCGTACACGGTAAGGCTCTGCCCGGATAGGTCTGGCCTGTTCCGGCTGGTCCATCGCCACGTGTAGGTGGGGTCGCCCGGTCCGGAGGGCTCGGGGCCTACCGTCTTCAGCTCGGCGCCGGCCGTGCGGCAGACATCCTCGATGACCTTCATGGCCTCCTTGGCTTGGGGGGCCGAGATGACCGGCACGCCCGGCTTGATGATCCCCGCCTTCTCCCAGGCGATCAGGGACAGCGTGTGCCCGAGCAGGTTCGTGTGATCCAGGCTCAGGGAGGTGATGGCGCAGGCGGCCGGATGGACCACGTTGGTGGCATCCAGACGTCCACCCAGCCCCACCTCTAGCACGGCCCAATCCACCCGTCGTTCCGCGAAATACGCGAACGCCAGCGTGGTGATCGTCTCGAACGTGGTACGCTCCGGCTCGGTCTCCAGAATGGGTTTACACCGGTCCAGGAGGTCAATCAGATCCTCCTTGGGGATCAGATGGCCGTCCAGGCGTATGCGTTCTCGAAAGGTATGTAGATGGGGAGACGTGAAGAGGCCGGTACGGTAGCCTGCGCTGCGGAGTACGGATTCCGTCAGGGCGGCTGTAGAGCCCTTGCCCTTGGTTCCCGCGATATGCACACATCGAAAGCGCTTGTGGGGGTCTCCCAATCGCTCTAGCAATCGATGCATCCGGGAGAGGTCATACCGTGCGGCGCTGCATCCATAACGTCGGTATCGCGTCGGTCCGTAGATGTAATCAAGCGCATCCTGATAGGGGTCCATCTTCCCTCGCTTGCCGGGAAGTGCCTCTCGACAGCTCGTCGGCTCTCCCGGGACGTGAAATCACCTCGCTTGTAAGGCTGGAGTGAGGCATTGGACGAGCCGCTGCCTGATTCTAGCGCATCCGGAAGGGAAAAGCAAAACGTGTGAACGA
The window above is part of the Chloroflexota bacterium genome. Proteins encoded here:
- a CDS encoding bifunctional folylpolyglutamate synthase/dihydrofolate synthase, coding for MDPYQDALDYIYGPTRYRRYGCSAARYDLSRMHRLLERLGDPHKRFRCVHIAGTKGKGSTAALTESVLRSAGYRTGLFTSPHLHTFRERIRLDGHLIPKEDLIDLLDRCKPILETEPERTTFETITTLAFAYFAERRVDWAVLEVGLGGRLDATNVVHPAACAITSLSLDHTNLLGHTLSLIAWEKAGIIKPGVPVISAPQAKEAMKVIEDVCRTAGAELKTVGPEPSGPGDPTYTWRWTSRNRPDLSGQSLTVYGPNGVVFEDLPVPFLGHHQLDNACVAVAILCELRDQGANVPEAALYEGMRQARWPGRLEVLAREPWIVVDSAHNVDSAQKLRVALQEWFRYQRLGLLFGASRDKDIRGMLEVFLPIADHNVVSASLHPRAADPLDLAALARSIRPGVDLTVTYRMEDALDEMLAWARPDDLILVTGSIFVVAAARAVLAERNLTRLPPDDWVYEADPPPQPVHRQARDR